The genomic segment GATGAAAACCTATATTATAATAAAACTGTTGTGAAGAACCCACATAGGCTCTTTTAGCACCTAATTGCCCGCATCGCTTTACAGCTTCTAAAACTGCCGCTTTACCAAGCCCCATCTTTCTATAGTCTGGGTCAGTAGCTACAGGCTCCACAAGGGCGTAATCAGTACCTTCCCTATACCACATGCCACAATAGGAAACAAATTCACCATTAGGTGCAACCACTGCTACGTTCAGTGAGAGATTAACTCCAGGTCCAGATAGACTAATTTCCCGCTCTTTAATTGCTTTCTCTGTAATGGGTGCCTCACCTTCGTGATTAAATCCTCGCCATAATACACGATTATACTTATATAAATCGTATTCATCTTTTAAACTAACTACTTTATACCCTTCTGGTAGAGTATAAGATGTGTTTTCGTCATGGATATCAATGACTGCATTAGCTTCATAATCTCTTGTGGGCTTATATCCTTTTAAAGCAGCAACACGCTGAAGCTCTCGATCTTTATTGTTGATTATTACTTTAAGTTCACCTTCTTTTGCAAGGTTTTCTTCCGCATAAGTCAGCATTTCTTTTTTAAGGTGACTATACTCAGGATCAACTAAGAAATAGGCAGACCCTAAATTATCCTCGTATGTAGCTACCGCAACAATCTTCCCTTCATCTTCCCAAACACCAATCTTATCTAAAGATTCTTTATCTTGAAAACTAAGTGAAAAAGCCCATTCCCATCGCCCCCATAAGAAGCCATAGGAAACTTGCTCCTCTTCGTTAATCCGAAGAATAAACTCTTTTACTCTATTATAATCCTCTGTAAAACCTGGTTCACTTGTATAATGTCTCATCATACTCCTCCTATCACTTAAGATTCATCGTTATGCTGTAATCTATCCTACTAGTTATTTACAGTATAAAACAATTGTCTCGTAATAAATAGGAAGAGAATTTTTATAATTGTTTTAGCGTTATCCTCATAACCCTGTTGTTGGAATGATAGCTGATACAGACATGATCCAACTTAATTTATAATATAATATGATAAACCATGTAATGTTAATTGAACTTACATGGCTTATATTCTGCTCAGAATCTATATAATAGTCAGCAATCCACTAGCAGGCACATAAACTTGATGTAATCCAGCCTTCCAACTAATCACTTCTTGATTAACTTCTCTTCCACAGCAATCGTAAATGGTTAGTTTTCCTTTAACATCTACTCCACAGTCAAGGTAGACTTTTTCAGTTAATTTACCATTAACGATGACTGTCTCATCTACTAAAGCATTTAACTTAACAACATGGTCAGCATATACACCAATAATATGTTTTTCATTATCCCTAGCTTCTACTACTGGATACTGTTGTTCTGGATGATGAGGCATCAACTCACCATCAAGTAAAACATCTTGGTATTTATTGTAGAAATCTAACCAGAAAGCAACCATCTTACGATGTTCATCTTTTAACTTCTCAAGCTTCATAGATATTTGAGGAACTCCAAAGATAATATTATTTATCTGTAAAGCCGCACTTTCAACATGATCCTCTTCATTCCACATAATCATATCTGCATGTGCTACTGTATTGCCACTAATTAACCGAATATCACAGATACCAGAACGATTGGTTGCAAAATCTGCAGGACAATCTCCTACTCTAAAGATATTACCATACTTACGCATAAGTGGACCTATGTACTTTTGACGAAATTCAATCATTATATCTGGTTTAATAGCTTTTAATCGC from the Vallitalea okinawensis genome contains:
- a CDS encoding GNAT family N-acetyltransferase; its protein translation is MRHYTSEPGFTEDYNRVKEFILRINEEEQVSYGFLWGRWEWAFSLSFQDKESLDKIGVWEDEGKIVAVATYEDNLGSAYFLVDPEYSHLKKEMLTYAEENLAKEGELKVIINNKDRELQRVAALKGYKPTRDYEANAVIDIHDENTSYTLPEGYKVVSLKDEYDLYKYNRVLWRGFNHEGEAPITEKAIKEREISLSGPGVNLSLNVAVVAPNGEFVSYCGMWYREGTDYALVEPVATDPDYRKMGLGKAAVLEAVKRCGQLGAKRAYVGSSQQFYYNIGFHPIPAETWWVKK